Within Channa argus isolate prfri chromosome 4, Channa argus male v1.0, whole genome shotgun sequence, the genomic segment AGCGCCACTGCTAGAGTGACGGTAGATGGCTGCCAGCCAAGGCCAGTGAGCCTCTGCTGGCCTCTCTGGCTCAAAGGTTGGATGCTTCCCACACACTGCCAACGAGGAGGTGACAGGATGAGAGGGAGACGAAAGGGAAACATTTACTTACACTGAGATTGTGTCAACATGTCGTTGAATTGAATTCATTGTCATTGTCGTTGAATTCTAAGAGCTTTTACATCCACAGAAGCTTCTTATTTAAAGTTTGCTTCCCAAAATGTAAAGCAGCAGGATAGCTGGAGCAATATAACATAATTataagacatttacatttttaagactGGGGTCCTTTTTCTAATCCACTGCACAATCATGTGATCAACTATGATGTTTGCTGACATTGTTACCAAACAGATGTGTGCTGAGCTCCTCTATTGAGGTTACACAGACTCAAAAGCTTCCTAGGTTGGTACTGAAGGCAGGCTGTCGAGGAAGAGTAGTCACATTTGCAAATGGTGATTAAAGTGGCTGGCCCAGCATCCTTTACACACTGAAGAAACTAATTTATACAAAGCTTGTAATGTTACACAATTGTGAGTGAAACTGGGGTGAAAAGTTGGTTTAGCATTATTGTTCTCATAAGATGAATTCTTACCTACATGTATTGAGTAATTATGAGTGTGGAACATTTGACAACAGATAAAGGAAGGCTTTACGTGAATACACCATCATGCCGCAACACATTTTTCCCATCTTCTGCATGTAGTGAATGAAAATTCCTTCAATCAGCAAAAGAGTTGAACCCAGGTCTTTAGTAGCAAAGTGGAGACACTTGGTCTGCTGTTTTAATGCTAGTCAGATAAATCCAGATAAAACCAACTGGTCTATCCGGTTCTCCAACGAAGACGTTCTGCATTATTCACATACACAATCCTGGCATAAATGACTGTTGTGCAAACAAGAGAATGTAGTGTACCTACTGTAAGGTTAAACCGAATTGTTCAATCATGGTTATGTGAGTAATCTATCAGCTTATCTAAGTATTTCCAAACATTCATGCCCCAGCAGGTTTGAAACTTTTTTCGGTCTCTAGACAAGccactttaataaaaaagacCGATGCTAGAGAGAGTAAAGTGTACTATTGATTACATAAAAATTGTAATCAGACATTATTAGGATTAAAACTCTCACTCGACATAGGCCTTTCTATTTAGTGGCTTAGAGCAGTAATGAGAGGACCACTACAGCAGGAGGTGAAAGGGCGGATGATGCTCAATTTCATGAAGTGCTTTTGTCTGAGAgtattgtagaaaaaaaaactgtgtaaatCGCTGCACAAAAATGCATGTGGTGTAAATGGGTGGGGGTTTTAATTTCTGTGGTCAAGCCACTGGAGGTCCTCTGCTGTCCTCACCTGGTGAACACGAGACATGGCGCCCGCTCCATTTCCCTGTCTTCAGGCAAGTGCGGCGAGAACTGCCAGAGTGGTGGTAGAACTGCGAGACACACTCATACTCTATATGTGAATAAAGATGGTGGAAGCCCGGAGGCAACTGGGGAAGTACTGGAGGCCCTTTAGTAGGGCCGTCAGACTGGAGCTGTCGGCCCAGTGCAGAAGAGTAGAGTTTGTGCACAGGTGTCTTCCTGAAATCCGAAGAAAAGGGGAAGAGTAAGAATAGTAAACACACCCCTGAGATCGAATCAAGCTTTTGTGCAAAATGTGCTGCATGACTTGAGATTTATATGCCACAGGTTATAAAATACTTATGGAtgtcaaaaacatttctatGTAAACATACCTGGATGGTGTCTGAGGTGGCAGAACTCTTTGTTTGACCAGCTCTGACACTTTTGGCTCTCGACATGCtgcaattaaacaaacacaaattacatgtaaaacacacaaaattccTATTGCTGTGATTTGAATAAGTAGTTGTGGTTTTATATTGAAATGAAGGAGAGTGGTGgtcttttttaaatctaactTTATGTAAGAAAGGCATGTTTTAGTATCCAATACAACATCCAAAACAACTTTAATAAAGACATCTTTGTTCGGTTGCGAggttacaaaaaacaaacagactgtgcAGCATAACTGTAAAGTCCTTATCTGATTCATCGGGTGAGTCGAGCCAATGGACAGCATATAATCTAAAACACTGTaagaattgtttaaaatatacagcACCAGACTTGATTCATTACTGTTCTACAAGAGTCCTTTACTCATGAGCAATTAACGTTGTATTTATTTCGCATTTAGCACCCTGGAAACCCTTACTTCAAGTTCAGTGTCCTGATATAAAGTGAGGAACCCCTCGTCTTTTCGTACTTACTAATTTCCTTTAGACTTTTTTCAGTCTGCAGTGTGGTGCTGTTGAAATGTAAACCTTTTAgatattatactgtattatcACTTCAGCAATACTGCATATCTGTGTACCTTCCAAAAGTCTGTAACATTATCAGTAATTAACTACATTTAGGAATAAACAGACGGCAGTACCTCTGACACAGAGGGGCTGTTTGCCACTCCAGGTACCATCTGGCTGGCAGGTACGTTGAACATCACCGCTGAGAGCGTAAGAGTGGTTACAGAAAAACTCCACTGTCTCAGGCTCTGACTTTGGCACCACCTGGTGGTAGCCATGGTAGATGGGAGGGAGAGGTGGGCAGCGTTTCTCTGCAGGAGGGAAACAGACAGTGGCTGAGCTGAAGGCCATGGTAAGATGGAATCCTGTGTAGTTCAATGTGCATGAGCGTTCGAATGAATCTCTTACCAGTGAAGCTTTGGTtgacttctttctctttctctctttctttctcctccttcttcctttccaactcctctttctctgtcctgttctctttgattgttgttttttcctcagcTCCCGCTCTGTACGTGGTGTGTTGTGTAATGTTGATTCTGGTAGAAGTGATAGTCTGCCCAGGGTCCCGGGAACTGCTggtattattttctttatatgtGTCTTTTGTATCATATGTAACTGTGGTATTCTTTGTCATTTCCAGTTCAAATAtctccactgtgttttcaccCTCAGATATGACTGTTCTCAGCTTGGTATCATTAGGACCCACTTTGTGTGGATCTCTTTTTCCATTTACctgctcctcttttctttccttctcttcttgtCCTTTGTCTTTAATCACAACTATTTCTGTGGTATCTGTCTTTCCGATGTCcaagtttgtgtctgttttctcaGGAGGCTTTATTACCTCaggctttttcttttcagttctgTTTTGGCTGTTATCTGTGCCTTTAATATCCACTTTATCTTTGCCGCCTCCAGTAGGTTTCTCTGATCCAGTGTTTCTTTCCTCCAGCTCTCCTTCATTCCTATCTTCCACTACTGTTTTCTTTGGAATGGTACCAGTATATTTATCTTCTCTGTCGACTGCTGTTGTATTCTTGTGCCCAGTGTTTATATCCTTCCCACCACCACTTTCTTTCTCACCAGTTGTGTTCTCCTGaccttcctctttttttttgttgatctCTTTGTCACTGTATATTTCTGCTTCTTTGTCCTTTGTATCTTTTGCCTTGTCTTCAGTGAGAGTGTTATTTACTGTGgatcacacaaaaaaagagcattACTAAATTGTAATTTAGCAGCTAATTGCAAATTGTTTGTTGAAACTTGGCTCATCACAATAAGGACTCCAGCTACTGACTCATTTCCTCTGATCCAGTAAAAACTggtgtaattaaaaaataagtaaaatgtaaCTTGGACTGACCTTTGGTACAAACAGGAACAGTGCCACTCCAAGTGTTGTTAGGGAGACACATTCTCTGGGAGCTCCCACTGAGTTCATAGGGTGGGTGGCACAGGTACTGTAATGCAATTAGAACATCATTGGGTCCATAAACCAAGAAGTGGTCCCCGTGTGTTGGCTTGGGAGGTAGAGCACAGACTCTTTCGACTGGCACTGGAGAAAGGAAGGAATATTACCCATTTAGAAGCTGcaaaacagacattttccaAAATCTGCATCATACCAGGGCTATCCAGAGACAAGCAAATGACACACATCACTTTCTCAGATCCCAAACTTTAATTATTTGGCAGAGGAAAAAAGACATTCACATCATTATCATACCACACTCTGGGGCAGGTGCACTCCAGGTGCCATCATGCAGGCAGATGGCCGTACGAAACCCCCGCAGCTCAAACCCTGGGTCACAACGGAAGGTGATGCGTGCACCTGAGTGGTGAAACAGACCCTCTGTAGATCCATGGGTGGGCACCGGAGGCCTGTGACATCCCACCACTGAGTGGAATTTCAGACAAGCACTGTTTATTTAGGATCACAGGActtattcttcattttttaaatgagcatCTTTTTTATTGCTGGTCAGACAGGTAGCCCATGTACAAAGTCTCAGCTCTCAGACTCTTGAATGTAAAAAGTGCAGACCTTTAAAACACTAGCTTGCTACCTTAAAGGCTCATTAAGCATAATTTCACCAATCATGGCAGTGTGAACAGTTCACAGCAGCACTTCAACACATGTCCTGTAATGAGGATggaataaatgcaattaaagaactgtatttaaactgaaaccatttgtttaaaagtaGACTTGATGAAATGGGGTATTAGACAGTGAGACAGTGGTTGATATAAcctactgtaaaataaaactattcatGACAGATATAACTGTGTAATTACTTTAGAATTTGgttatgttttattactttgtcACAGCCAAACAGCAAATATGTGACCAAAATTGTTACAGTAGAGTACTGCACCACCCAAAACAAAGTTCACAGAGACTCTAACCCCACAGTTATCGTAGCAGTCTCTGTGATATGATCCCTCAGGAGCCTTTTCTGTTTATTGACTTTAAACTGGGTCAGATCCACGAAATGCATAAAATCTCAGAGGATTTATAGCTCCAAACTGAGGAAACCTCCCTGTAATCTTGAGGTTTTTGGTTTACAGCATTTGCAAAATTCTGTCCCCTAGGTGATGAAGAATGCTGCTCACCAACCAAAAGTGGGAAAAAACTCTAGCTGACctcatttaaatatgttttggttttttaagCTGAAGCAGCCTGAGGTGCTATGGGCATCATTGTGTCTTGCTAAATAACCCTTCTTCCATGTGAAATTATGTCTTTTGACATAATGAGATGACTCTGGAGTTATTAGGGTGGGATGCAAACATATGATATACAATGGCACATAAGTAAGTCATCATTCCTTTTAGAAATGCTTTGGGAGCTATTGTGAGAGCTGC encodes:
- the pamr1b gene encoding inactive serine protease PAMR1 isoform X2 produces the protein MCRGCCEYDVIRCKCPLQGTPVGYAVPCCRNAINECDPCIIHPGCSIFENCKRCNNGTWGPRDDFFIRGKYCAECRPGWSGGDCMKCGGVIHKQQGHLVLESYPNNAQCEWTIQVDRPFTIELRFMMLSLEFHHSCRYDYVEVRDGDSINSGVIGRFCGNNIPAPIQSSGNNLHILFVSDGYKNFDGFFATFQENSACSSSPCLHDGTCILDNSYAYHCACLAGYTGSRCENVVGCHRPPVPTHGSTEGLFHHSGARITFRCDPGFELRGFRTAICLHDGTWSAPAPECVPVERVCALPPKPTHGDHFLVYGPNDVLIALQYLCHPPYELSGSSQRMCLPNNTWSGTVPVCTKVNNTLTEDKAKDTKDKEAEIYSDKEINKKKEEGQENTTGEKESGGGKDINTGHKNTTAVDREDKYTGTIPKKTVVEDRNEGELEERNTGSEKPTGGGKDKVDIKGTDNSQNRTEKKKPEVIKPPEKTDTNLDIGKTDTTEIVVIKDKGQEEKERKEEQVNGKRDPHKVGPNDTKLRTVISEGENTVEIFELEMTKNTTVTYDTKDTYKENNTSSSRDPGQTITSTRINITQHTTYRAGAEEKTTIKENRTEKEELERKKEEKEREKEKEVNQSFTEKRCPPLPPIYHGYHQVVPKSEPETVEFFCNHSYALSGDVQRTCQPDGTWSGKQPLCVRACREPKVSELVKQRVLPPQTPSRKTPVHKLYSSALGRQLQSDGPTKGPPVLPQLPPGFHHLYSHIEYECVSQFYHHSGSSRRTCLKTGKWSGRHVSCSPVCGKHPTFEPERPAEAHWPWLAAIYRHSSSGADTKVTKADTQSGSLKKDGGEETGNYNQASDWQLVCSGALVNQRSVVIAAHCVTELGKAYPLDAAKIKVVVGKHYRDDHRESKALQHLRVAAIVVHSNYDPNILDSDIAVLKLLDKARIWEKVLPLCLSESQEEEVTSGQGLVTGWSPLPDLSLGPDEKARVGLVHLADVVPCEQQYARNGVTVSVTDNMLCASQKPDYRPSNICPSDTGGVLVLPALSENQNSNNQNPSLGYTQGNNKDVWTLVGLVSFGYDQGECDPDLYTVYTRVANFKDWIESNMK
- the pamr1b gene encoding inactive serine protease PAMR1 isoform X1, with the protein product MLSAERVQQLGQTHGGTHTIPWTSTFISGKESWFLFISLFIFLSLPPGTAWPYDYRYHCPGPEWNVMCRGCCEYDVIRCKCPLQGTPVGYAVPCCRNAINECDPCIIHPGCSIFENCKRCNNGTWGPRDDFFIRGKYCAECRPGWSGGDCMKCGGVIHKQQGHLVLESYPNNAQCEWTIQVDRPFTIELRFMMLSLEFHHSCRYDYVEVRDGDSINSGVIGRFCGNNIPAPIQSSGNNLHILFVSDGYKNFDGFFATFQENSACSSSPCLHDGTCILDNSYAYHCACLAGYTGSRCENVVGCHRPPVPTHGSTEGLFHHSGARITFRCDPGFELRGFRTAICLHDGTWSAPAPECVPVERVCALPPKPTHGDHFLVYGPNDVLIALQYLCHPPYELSGSSQRMCLPNNTWSGTVPVCTKVNNTLTEDKAKDTKDKEAEIYSDKEINKKKEEGQENTTGEKESGGGKDINTGHKNTTAVDREDKYTGTIPKKTVVEDRNEGELEERNTGSEKPTGGGKDKVDIKGTDNSQNRTEKKKPEVIKPPEKTDTNLDIGKTDTTEIVVIKDKGQEEKERKEEQVNGKRDPHKVGPNDTKLRTVISEGENTVEIFELEMTKNTTVTYDTKDTYKENNTSSSRDPGQTITSTRINITQHTTYRAGAEEKTTIKENRTEKEELERKKEEKEREKEKEVNQSFTEKRCPPLPPIYHGYHQVVPKSEPETVEFFCNHSYALSGDVQRTCQPDGTWSGKQPLCVRACREPKVSELVKQRVLPPQTPSRKTPVHKLYSSALGRQLQSDGPTKGPPVLPQLPPGFHHLYSHIEYECVSQFYHHSGSSRRTCLKTGKWSGRHVSCSPVCGKHPTFEPERPAEAHWPWLAAIYRHSSSGADTKVTKADTQSGSLKKDGGEETGNYNQASDWQLVCSGALVNQRSVVIAAHCVTELGKAYPLDAAKIKVVVGKHYRDDHRESKALQHLRVAAIVVHSNYDPNILDSDIAVLKLLDKARIWEKVLPLCLSESQEEEVTSGQGLVTGWSPLPDLSLGPDEKARVGLVHLADVVPCEQQYARNGVTVSVTDNMLCASQKPDYRPSNICPSDTGGVLVLPALSENQNSNNQNPSLGYTQGNNKDVWTLVGLVSFGYDQGECDPDLYTVYTRVANFKDWIESNMK